In one window of Synechococcus sp. M16CYN DNA:
- the pstA gene encoding phosphate ABC transporter permease PstA translates to MIYFIFNQLTNKKTDLNYNPYLIRNIGNQIMTMLAGLFSVIAILPLILVLSYILIKGSSQISLSLFTELPPSPGLESGGIGNALLGTFVVTTIAAFVSIPIGVGGGIFLAEYSKSGWFAKFIRFGTNALSGIPSIITGVFIYGTIVVNRLIFGHTYSALAGGLALSILMLPTIIKTTDEGLKLVSDDLRRGALGVGASRFVTIVQITLPMALTPITTGIVLAIARAAGETAPLIFTALFSPYWPDLLSRDSIFSPIATLSVLIHNFSIMPLKAQNELAWAASFILVLLIFCLNLFSRLLVRIASK, encoded by the coding sequence ATGATATATTTTATTTTCAATCAATTAACTAATAAAAAAACCGACCTCAATTACAATCCATACTTAATCCGAAATATCGGCAATCAGATTATGACGATGCTTGCCGGATTGTTTTCGGTGATTGCCATTCTACCATTGATACTTGTACTTAGCTACATTTTAATCAAAGGTTCGTCTCAAATCAGCCTAAGTTTATTCACGGAACTTCCACCATCACCCGGATTAGAGAGTGGTGGAATTGGCAATGCTCTACTTGGAACATTTGTTGTTACAACTATTGCCGCGTTTGTTTCCATTCCTATAGGAGTTGGAGGAGGAATATTCCTTGCTGAATATTCTAAAAGCGGTTGGTTTGCTAAATTCATTCGGTTCGGAACAAATGCTCTTTCTGGCATTCCATCGATCATCACTGGTGTTTTTATCTACGGGACAATCGTGGTTAACCGATTAATATTTGGACACACTTATAGCGCTCTTGCTGGTGGCTTAGCTCTGTCTATTTTAATGCTGCCAACGATAATCAAGACGACCGATGAAGGGCTTAAGCTTGTTTCCGACGATCTTAGACGTGGCGCTCTTGGAGTTGGGGCCTCAAGATTTGTCACTATCGTACAAATCACTCTCCCAATGGCACTTACACCTATTACGACAGGGATTGTACTGGCTATCGCTCGTGCAGCAGGTGAAACAGCCCCACTAATTTTCACTGCCTTGTTTTCTCCTTATTGGCCTGATCTTTTATCAAGAGACAGCATATTCTCTCCGATCGCTACTTTATCAGTATTAATCCATAATTTCTCAATTATGCCTCTTAAAGCCCAAAATGAATTGGCATGGGCTGCATCTTTTATACTAGTTTTATTAATTTTTTGCCTTAATTTATTTTCACGCTTACTTGTGCGAATTGCTTCTAAATAA
- the pstC gene encoding phosphate ABC transporter permease subunit PstC, with protein sequence MDYPYLLRNRPRSEKLLDAGFKNLMVALASVVALILFAILIVVFRGSLESMGRYGLRFLTTSNWNPIDDEYGAGAAIYGTLVTSLLSLLIAIPLGVGTAIFITQNIIPWRIRNLIGLMVELLAAIPSVVLGLWSIFVMEPFIRPFLEFLHNYLGWIPLFSTPPMGPGTLPAVFILVIMILPIITSISRDSLDQVPEKLIQAAYGIGATRWGAIMNVILPGAISGIVGGIMLALGRAMGETMAVTMIIGNSNNLSLSLLAPGNTIAAMLANQFGEADGPQVSSLMYAAFVLIIMTLSVNIFAQWLVKHLSFKY encoded by the coding sequence ATGGACTATCCATATCTTCTTCGAAATCGACCACGATCCGAAAAGTTGTTGGACGCTGGGTTCAAGAATCTTATGGTCGCTTTAGCTTCAGTGGTTGCTTTAATTCTTTTTGCGATTCTAATAGTTGTGTTTAGGGGTAGTCTCGAATCAATGGGTCGCTACGGCTTAAGGTTTTTGACTACGTCTAACTGGAACCCTATCGATGATGAATATGGTGCAGGTGCAGCCATCTATGGAACCTTAGTTACATCACTGCTTTCGCTTCTGATTGCAATACCTCTTGGTGTAGGAACTGCCATCTTTATTACTCAAAACATTATCCCTTGGCGAATTAGAAATCTTATTGGCTTAATGGTGGAACTCCTTGCTGCAATTCCCTCAGTTGTTCTTGGTTTGTGGTCCATCTTTGTGATGGAACCATTCATTCGGCCATTTCTAGAATTCCTACACAATTATCTAGGGTGGATCCCATTGTTCAGTACACCACCAATGGGGCCAGGAACACTGCCGGCAGTTTTTATCTTAGTTATAATGATTCTACCTATTATTACTTCAATCTCTCGTGATTCACTAGATCAGGTACCTGAAAAATTAATACAGGCTGCATATGGTATAGGAGCAACGAGATGGGGCGCTATTATGAACGTAATCTTGCCTGGTGCGATATCTGGAATTGTGGGAGGAATCATGCTTGCGCTGGGGCGGGCAATGGGTGAAACGATGGCTGTAACAATGATTATTGGCAATTCTAATAACCTCAGTCTTTCGTTGCTGGCCCCGGGTAACACCATCGCTGCAATGCTTGCTAACCAATTTGGTGAAGCTGATGGACCACAGGTTTCATCGCTTATGTACGCCGCCTTCGTCCTGATCATAATGACTTTGTCGGTAAATATCTTTGCCCAGTGGCTCGTTAAACATCTCAGCTTTAAATACTGA
- the dnaK gene encoding molecular chaperone DnaK, which translates to MGRIVGIDLGTTNSVVAVLEAGRPHVIANAEGTRTTPSVVGYTKDQELLVGQLARRQLVLSPRNTFSNLKRFVGRKWDELEDSSLSVPYTVRANDRGQVRVPCPVTEREYAPEELVASIINKLSDDASSYLGETVEAAVVTVPAYFNDTQRQATRDAGRLAGISVERILNEPTAAALAYGFDRSATRKVLVFDLGGGTFDVSLLQIANGVFDVKSTNGDTQLGGNDFDQRIVDWLADSFEKNNGLDLRRDRQALQRLTEAAEKAKQELSGVLTTLISLPFIATGSKGPLHIETKLDRTTFEGLCPDLLDRLLNPVQLALHNSGWSADDIEDVVLVGGGTRMPMVQQLVRTLVPINPCQSVNPDEVVAIGAAVQAGILTGELRDLFLNDVTPLSLGLETVGGLMKVLIPRNTPIPVRQSDVFSTSETNQSSVEIHIWQGERQMASDNKSLGRFRLSGIPPAPRGVPQVQVAFDIDANGLLQVSAIDRTTGRKQSVSIQGGSNLNEEEVTALLAEAEARADEDRRTRNQVEIRNRAQTLLAQAERRLRDAALELGPYGAERQQLAVEMAIRDVQNSLAADALQEIDLCVSSLEEALFGLNRRLSAERRTDGSPFQGIRSTLSSLKDEFFSDDWDDDPWSAPSRPSDRNRGTNRRDSSAWDDDIYR; encoded by the coding sequence ATGGGGCGGATCGTCGGGATCGATCTGGGGACGACTAATTCGGTTGTTGCCGTGTTAGAGGCGGGACGACCACACGTCATCGCGAATGCCGAGGGTACTCGCACTACACCATCTGTGGTCGGTTACACCAAGGACCAAGAGCTTTTGGTTGGCCAACTAGCTCGACGTCAGCTTGTCTTAAGTCCCCGAAATACCTTCTCCAATCTTAAGCGGTTTGTGGGAAGGAAATGGGATGAGCTCGAAGACAGTAGCCTTTCGGTTCCTTACACGGTTCGGGCAAATGATCGTGGCCAGGTACGTGTGCCCTGTCCTGTCACTGAACGCGAGTATGCACCCGAAGAGTTAGTTGCTAGCATCATCAACAAGCTTTCGGATGATGCTTCTAGCTATCTGGGTGAAACAGTTGAAGCAGCGGTTGTTACTGTTCCTGCCTACTTCAACGATACCCAACGTCAGGCAACTCGTGACGCGGGACGATTGGCGGGGATTTCCGTCGAGCGAATTCTGAATGAGCCTACTGCCGCTGCCTTGGCTTATGGATTTGATCGTAGTGCTACACGGAAGGTTCTTGTATTTGATTTAGGTGGCGGCACATTTGATGTCTCCTTGCTTCAGATTGCTAACGGCGTGTTTGACGTTAAATCTACCAATGGTGATACACAGCTCGGTGGCAATGACTTTGACCAGCGTATTGTTGATTGGCTGGCGGATTCGTTCGAGAAAAACAATGGTCTCGACTTGCGCCGTGATAGGCAGGCCCTACAGCGCTTAACCGAAGCAGCAGAGAAGGCAAAGCAAGAACTATCTGGTGTTTTAACAACACTAATCTCGCTCCCGTTTATTGCTACGGGGTCAAAAGGGCCACTCCATATAGAAACAAAGCTGGATCGCACCACCTTTGAAGGGCTTTGTCCTGATCTGTTAGATCGTCTTTTGAATCCTGTACAGCTTGCCTTACATAATTCCGGATGGTCTGCAGATGACATCGAAGATGTCGTTCTAGTTGGTGGAGGCACCCGAATGCCGATGGTTCAACAACTTGTCCGCACGTTGGTTCCGATTAATCCTTGTCAATCAGTTAACCCTGATGAGGTAGTTGCAATCGGAGCTGCTGTTCAGGCCGGGATCCTTACCGGTGAGTTGCGAGATCTTTTTCTAAATGATGTGACACCGCTTTCTCTTGGTTTAGAAACTGTGGGCGGATTAATGAAGGTTTTAATTCCACGTAATACGCCTATTCCGGTTCGTCAATCAGATGTGTTTAGTACATCCGAGACCAATCAATCTTCTGTTGAAATTCACATTTGGCAAGGTGAACGCCAAATGGCGTCCGACAACAAATCTTTGGGGCGGTTTCGTCTTTCTGGTATTCCTCCTGCGCCCCGTGGTGTTCCCCAAGTACAAGTGGCATTCGACATCGATGCCAATGGCTTGTTGCAGGTGAGTGCTATTGATCGGACCACGGGACGCAAGCAATCCGTTTCGATTCAGGGCGGCTCGAATCTCAATGAAGAAGAAGTAACGGCGCTTTTAGCCGAAGCCGAGGCAAGAGCGGACGAAGATCGTCGCACGCGTAATCAAGTTGAAATACGTAACCGTGCTCAAACCCTGTTGGCTCAGGCGGAACGTCGCTTACGTGACGCGGCGCTGGAACTTGGTCCCTACGGTGCAGAGCGTCAGCAACTCGCCGTAGAAATGGCCATCCGTGATGTGCAGAATTCCTTGGCGGCCGATGCTCTACAAGAGATTGATCTCTGTGTTAGCAGTTTGGAAGAGGCCTTATTTGGTCTAAATCGGCGCCTCTCTGCTGAACGTCGGACCGATGGAAGTCCCTTTCAAGGTATTCGCAGCACCCTGAGTTCGCTTAAAGACGAATTTTTTTCAGATGATTGGGATGACGATCCCTGGAGTGCCCCTAGTCGACCCTCCGATCGAAACCGTGGCACGAATCGCCGTGATTCATCTGCTTGGGACGATGACATCTACCGCTGA
- a CDS encoding DnaJ domain-containing protein, whose protein sequence is MTSTADPDYWSLLGIQPDSDADQLKRAFRREARRWHPDLNGDDPSAEERFKLINEAYVVLNDPQRRDAWQKGRGVIAANSDCFSNGFPDFDEYLDVIFGTQKRCNQPEPAASFFDQENNFQSSEPTAAVSPPPPPVRAVEDLESLVELTPDQALLGTQVELTLGDGTIIQLNTPPLAGDGWRLRLADVAPGGRDHFLQLRVVTGEGLRVDGLCIHYRLELFPPDAVLGCAVDVPTLEGPVTLQVPPGSSSGRLLRLRGRGLGFNNQQGDQLVEIVVVIPADLGEAERALYRRLQELALESEM, encoded by the coding sequence ATGACATCTACCGCTGATCCCGATTACTGGTCTCTGCTGGGAATCCAACCTGATAGCGATGCCGATCAACTCAAAAGAGCATTTCGTCGAGAGGCCCGTCGTTGGCATCCAGATCTCAATGGAGATGATCCATCTGCCGAAGAAAGATTCAAGCTTATTAACGAAGCCTATGTCGTCTTGAACGATCCGCAACGGCGTGACGCCTGGCAGAAAGGTCGAGGAGTTATCGCTGCCAATAGCGACTGTTTCTCTAATGGGTTTCCTGATTTTGATGAGTACCTTGATGTAATTTTTGGCACACAGAAACGGTGTAATCAGCCTGAGCCTGCAGCATCGTTTTTTGATCAAGAAAATAATTTCCAATCTTCGGAACCAACCGCGGCAGTTTCTCCACCACCACCACCAGTGCGGGCCGTGGAAGATCTTGAATCTTTGGTTGAACTCACACCAGATCAGGCACTTCTAGGGACGCAGGTAGAGTTGACCCTGGGTGATGGCACCATAATTCAGCTGAATACACCACCACTCGCTGGAGACGGCTGGCGTTTGCGCTTGGCTGATGTTGCCCCTGGTGGTCGTGATCATTTTTTGCAGTTGCGTGTAGTTACAGGGGAAGGACTACGTGTTGATGGACTTTGCATTCACTACAGGCTGGAACTCTTCCCACCCGATGCAGTTCTCGGATGCGCTGTTGATGTACCCACACTTGAAGGACCTGTGACGTTGCAGGTTCCCCCTGGATCATCTAGCGGACGACTTCTTCGTCTTCGGGGTCGTGGTCTCGGTTTTAACAATCAACAAGGGGACCAATTAGTTGAAATTGTCGTGGTTATTCCTGCGGATCTTGGAGAAGCCGAGCGCGCATTATACCGACGCCTCCAAGAGTTAGCGCTTGAATCTGAGATGTAG
- a CDS encoding DUF3110 domain-containing protein, with translation MRVHVLLFDAGTDSEGIHSLEIAGRTVVLLFENPEDAERYAGLLEAQDFPAPTVEKLNREDVELFCQNAGYEARLIKTGFVPSTDEERLFMAPPESNRDTSQWKDIAPQSLDQLSTIDPPIESESNPELDALRQHLEDLL, from the coding sequence ATGCGCGTTCACGTGCTTTTGTTTGACGCTGGCACGGACAGCGAAGGCATTCATTCATTGGAGATCGCCGGAAGGACTGTGGTGTTGTTGTTTGAGAACCCAGAAGATGCGGAACGTTATGCCGGCCTGCTCGAGGCCCAAGACTTTCCAGCACCTACTGTTGAGAAGTTGAATCGAGAGGATGTGGAACTGTTCTGTCAAAATGCAGGTTATGAGGCTCGATTAATTAAGACCGGTTTTGTTCCCAGTACAGATGAGGAACGTTTGTTCATGGCACCCCCGGAATCCAACCGCGATACGAGTCAGTGGAAGGATATAGCTCCTCAATCTTTGGATCAGCTCTCGACCATTGATCCACCGATTGAATCCGAATCGAACCCTGAACTTGACGCGCTGCGTCAGCATCTCGAGGATTTGCTCTAA
- the murQ gene encoding N-acetylmuramic acid 6-phosphate etherase, giving the protein MFDSKIQPSNDRGHLLTEQSNPRSTQLDRLATTDLVKLFIKENRFPQQAVAAAANELTAAVDAISDRLRQGGRLFYLGAGTSGRLGVLDAAECPPTFCNDPSLVQGVLAGGSPALLRSSESLEDLDESGRDDLHRHGFQTGDCLVGITAGGTTPYVLGGLFHARSIGALAIAIACVPSDQAPLPCDIDIRLLTGPELLTGSTRLKAGTATKMALNILSTTVMVRLGKVYGNRMIDMATSNGKLMDRSLRILRDLVGVKREQGLALLASSGGSVKLALLMKAAGLSRDQARLVLEQHDQHLRAALDSCGVTLTQL; this is encoded by the coding sequence GTGTTTGACTCAAAAATCCAGCCTTCTAATGATCGTGGTCACCTGCTTACGGAACAAAGTAATCCTCGCAGTACCCAACTAGATCGACTTGCGACCACTGACCTGGTCAAGCTGTTTATTAAGGAAAATCGGTTTCCTCAGCAGGCTGTCGCCGCCGCCGCTAATGAGCTTACAGCTGCTGTCGATGCTATTTCAGATCGGCTGCGCCAGGGTGGGCGTCTTTTTTATTTAGGCGCTGGAACCTCCGGTCGACTGGGAGTGTTGGATGCAGCCGAATGCCCCCCAACATTTTGTAATGACCCCAGCCTTGTACAAGGGGTTTTGGCCGGAGGGAGCCCCGCCTTGCTACGAAGCTCCGAAAGCCTAGAGGACTTAGACGAGTCTGGTCGTGACGACTTGCATCGACATGGTTTTCAGACCGGTGATTGTTTGGTGGGTATTACAGCTGGGGGGACAACGCCCTACGTACTTGGTGGTTTGTTTCATGCACGCTCCATCGGTGCTCTTGCCATTGCGATTGCCTGTGTTCCATCAGATCAAGCCCCCCTGCCTTGCGACATCGACATTCGGCTTTTGACAGGTCCTGAGCTGCTAACTGGATCGACCAGGCTCAAGGCCGGCACCGCAACGAAAATGGCTCTCAACATTTTGTCCACAACGGTGATGGTTCGTTTGGGAAAGGTTTATGGCAACCGAATGATCGATATGGCGACAAGCAACGGTAAGCTAATGGACCGCTCACTTCGCATTCTAAGAGACCTAGTTGGTGTGAAGCGAGAACAAGGTCTAGCACTGTTGGCCTCTTCTGGAGGGTCGGTGAAGCTTGCTTTGTTGATGAAGGCAGCTGGTCTATCCAGAGATCAGGCCAGACTGGTTCTTGAACAGCATGATCAACATCTTCGTGCTGCGCTGGATTCGTGTGGGGTAACTCTTACTCAACTTTGA
- the mtnP gene encoding S-methyl-5'-thioadenosine phosphorylase codes for MNTQSLNLSNARLGIIGGTGLYAIAGLETEEELAIETPFGAPSDLLRIGRLQSMDTIFLARHGKYHQLLPQDVPYRANIWAMRSLGVRWLVSVSAVGSLRENVKPRDIVIPNQFIDRTKQRRQTFFGEGCVAHVSLADPFCIKLSELLADAGETSMPHGRVLHRGGTYLCMEGPGFSTRAESELYRSWGCSVIGMTNHTEASLAREAELAYASLSMVTDFDCWHRDHDAVMARTAMDNLQANTASTKAILHKFTQRLCEERPASTAHTALANALITSKNNVPPKTRRKLDLLTTPYWGSCNQS; via the coding sequence ATGAATACCCAAAGTCTCAATCTGTCGAACGCCCGCTTAGGAATTATCGGAGGAACTGGCCTTTATGCAATAGCCGGACTCGAAACTGAAGAAGAGCTTGCGATTGAGACGCCCTTTGGTGCTCCATCAGATCTTCTCCGAATTGGACGTTTGCAAAGCATGGACACCATCTTCCTGGCTCGCCATGGAAAGTACCACCAACTGCTGCCGCAAGATGTACCTTACAGGGCTAATATCTGGGCGATGCGTTCTCTAGGAGTGCGCTGGCTGGTTTCAGTGTCAGCCGTTGGATCGCTACGAGAAAACGTGAAGCCCAGGGATATAGTGATACCCAACCAATTCATCGACCGCACGAAACAGCGTCGTCAAACTTTTTTTGGGGAAGGTTGCGTAGCTCACGTTAGTCTTGCTGATCCTTTCTGTATCAAACTGAGTGAGTTATTAGCAGATGCAGGAGAGACGTCTATGCCTCACGGGCGTGTGTTGCACCGCGGTGGTACCTATTTGTGTATGGAAGGGCCTGGGTTCTCCACACGCGCAGAGAGCGAGCTTTATCGCAGTTGGGGATGCTCAGTTATCGGCATGACAAATCACACAGAGGCTAGCCTAGCCAGAGAGGCTGAGCTGGCCTATGCCTCGCTGAGCATGGTGACCGACTTCGATTGTTGGCATCGGGACCACGATGCCGTGATGGCGCGCACAGCAATGGATAACCTTCAAGCCAATACCGCATCCACAAAAGCTATTCTACATAAGTTCACGCAGCGCTTATGCGAGGAGCGTCCTGCATCCACAGCGCACACAGCGCTGGCGAATGCTCTGATCACTTCAAAAAATAATGTGCCTCCTAAAACTCGCCGCAAGCTGGATTTGCTTACGACTCCTTATTGGGGATCCTGCAATCAAAGTTGA
- a CDS encoding peptidylprolyl isomerase: MIKALMDTEAGLIKLELFEADAPNTVANFVTLARDGFYDGLAFHRVIPGFMAQGGCPNSRKGSKRMAGTGGPGYQIDCEINSQKHQAGTLAMAHAGRNTGGSQFYICHKAQPHLDGVHTVFGLTNNMNVVLKLSKGSRINKITVQDD, from the coding sequence ATGATCAAGGCCCTGATGGATACAGAGGCAGGCCTAATCAAACTCGAATTATTTGAAGCCGATGCTCCCAACACCGTCGCTAACTTCGTGACGTTGGCAAGAGATGGTTTCTACGATGGTCTCGCTTTTCACCGCGTCATTCCTGGCTTCATGGCACAAGGTGGTTGTCCGAACAGCCGTAAAGGTTCTAAGAGAATGGCTGGCACAGGTGGTCCTGGTTATCAAATCGATTGCGAAATAAATTCTCAAAAGCATCAGGCAGGAACATTGGCTATGGCTCATGCCGGCCGTAATACTGGTGGCTCACAGTTCTACATCTGCCACAAAGCCCAGCCTCACCTTGATGGTGTTCATACTGTGTTTGGTCTCACCAACAATATGAACGTTGTTTTAAAACTAAGTAAAGGTTCTCGTATAAATAAGATAACGGTTCAAGACGACTAA
- the ribBA gene encoding bifunctional 3,4-dihydroxy-2-butanone-4-phosphate synthase/GTP cyclohydrolase II has product MRFDSIADALVAIRNGACVVVVDDEQRENEGDLICAAQFATPEAINFMATNARGLICLAMKGQRLDELDLPLMVNRNTDANKTAFTVSIDAGIEHGVTTGISADDRARTIQVALNPSTCPADLHRPGHVFPLRARSGGVLKRAGHTEAAVDLALLAGLSPAGVICEIQNTDGSMARLPELRVYADRWNLRLISIADLIRYRLENERFVKRLAHAKLPSQFGTFKAIGYRNDLDGSEHIALVKGSLYSLSEPVLVRMHSECLTGDAFGSLRCDCRPQLEAALRQIEIEGAGVVVYLRQEGRGIGLINKLRAYSLQDGGLDTVEANERLGFPADLRNYGVGAQILSDLGIHRLRLLTNNPRKIAGLGGYGLQVEERVPLIMDPGYHNAGYLAVKRDKLGHLFETNNPCTILSMTILGQSESWSAVREQVEALANKHELRLEPIHEARLLALWDCPQFVWKIVPGSLNPAPFIRALAAIEATKELGLMRVSSERIALHPPQTLERLDRQLSDLETEEEAKLMMISPVLLLWRHAQM; this is encoded by the coding sequence ATCCGGTTTGACAGCATTGCAGACGCTCTTGTAGCGATTCGCAACGGCGCCTGTGTAGTGGTTGTTGATGACGAACAACGTGAAAATGAAGGGGATCTGATTTGTGCAGCGCAGTTCGCCACCCCGGAAGCAATCAACTTTATGGCAACAAATGCCAGAGGCCTCATCTGTTTGGCCATGAAAGGTCAGCGTTTGGATGAACTCGATCTCCCCCTCATGGTGAATCGCAACACCGATGCCAACAAAACTGCATTCACCGTGAGCATTGATGCCGGGATTGAGCATGGTGTCACAACAGGCATTTCTGCAGACGACCGCGCTCGAACAATTCAGGTCGCCCTGAATCCTTCAACCTGTCCGGCTGATCTACACCGTCCGGGTCATGTTTTCCCATTAAGAGCCCGCTCAGGTGGAGTTTTGAAGCGCGCCGGTCATACAGAGGCCGCCGTAGACCTTGCATTGTTGGCGGGTCTCAGTCCCGCTGGCGTCATTTGTGAAATACAAAATACCGATGGGTCTATGGCCCGTTTACCCGAACTTAGAGTCTATGCCGATCGGTGGAACCTGAGGCTTATCAGCATTGCCGATCTCATTCGCTACCGGCTCGAGAATGAGAGATTTGTTAAGCGACTTGCCCATGCAAAACTCCCCAGCCAATTCGGGACTTTCAAAGCGATTGGTTACCGCAATGATCTTGACGGCTCTGAGCACATTGCTTTGGTTAAGGGAAGTCTCTACTCATTAAGCGAACCAGTCTTGGTTCGTATGCATTCTGAATGTCTCACTGGCGATGCATTCGGATCCCTCCGCTGTGATTGTCGCCCTCAATTGGAGGCAGCCCTTCGCCAAATCGAAATCGAGGGTGCGGGGGTAGTGGTTTATCTGCGACAGGAAGGTCGTGGAATCGGATTAATCAACAAACTGAGGGCATACAGTCTCCAAGATGGAGGACTGGACACCGTGGAAGCGAATGAACGCTTAGGTTTTCCAGCTGATCTTCGAAACTACGGGGTTGGAGCGCAGATTCTTTCTGACCTCGGAATCCATCGCTTACGGTTACTTACCAACAACCCACGTAAAATTGCCGGTTTAGGCGGCTACGGCCTACAAGTCGAAGAACGTGTGCCTCTTATTATGGATCCAGGGTACCACAATGCTGGTTATCTCGCTGTCAAACGTGACAAGCTCGGGCACTTATTCGAAACCAATAACCCATGCACAATTTTGTCAATGACAATTCTAGGGCAATCTGAGTCTTGGTCAGCCGTGCGAGAGCAAGTCGAAGCCCTGGCTAATAAGCATGAACTTCGACTAGAACCCATTCATGAAGCCAGGCTGCTTGCCCTCTGGGACTGCCCTCAGTTTGTTTGGAAAATCGTTCCAGGAAGTTTAAATCCTGCGCCTTTCATTCGTGCACTTGCAGCAATTGAGGCTACCAAAGAATTAGGATTGATGCGCGTTTCGAGCGAACGTATAGCGTTACATCCGCCTCAAACGCTAGAACGCCTGGATAGACAGCTTTCCGACTTGGAGACCGAAGAGGAAGCCAAGCTAATGATGATTAGTCCAGTTCTGTTGCTTTGGCGTCACGCTCAAATGTGA
- the argC gene encoding N-acetyl-gamma-glutamyl-phosphate reductase, whose translation MVGAADARVAVIGASGYGGIQIIRLLQGHPSFSVTYLGGERNAGRPWSSVCSFLPIPDDPLVQPVNPEQISEVADFAILSLPSGLACRLAPRLLNRGTRVVDLSADFRYRSLDQWIQVYAQEAGKLNREDRDLCRDAVYGLPEWNGPAIAEAKLVAAPGCFPTASLLPLLPFLKQGLVETDRIVIDAKTGTSGGGRIPKETMLLAEAAEAIAPYGVIGHRHASEIEQIAEEVAGHTIHIQFTPHLVPMVRGLLSTVYARLRDPGLTAEDCTTVLNAVYRHHPCVSVLPVGTYPSTKWARHTNLAFLSVQVDSRTGQLVLMSAIDNLIKGQAGQGVQCLNLMAGLPPENGLPLHPFYP comes from the coding sequence ATGGTAGGTGCAGCCGATGCTCGTGTTGCGGTCATCGGTGCTTCCGGTTACGGAGGGATTCAAATCATCCGGTTACTTCAAGGACATCCTTCCTTTTCAGTGACCTACCTCGGCGGAGAACGTAACGCTGGTCGACCCTGGAGTTCGGTCTGTTCATTCCTCCCGATTCCGGACGATCCACTTGTCCAACCGGTCAACCCTGAACAAATCTCCGAGGTTGCAGATTTTGCCATTCTTAGCCTGCCGAGCGGTCTGGCGTGTCGCTTAGCCCCACGATTACTCAATCGTGGTACTCGAGTTGTGGATCTCTCGGCTGATTTCCGTTATCGGTCACTGGACCAATGGATTCAGGTTTATGCCCAGGAAGCGGGCAAGCTTAATCGAGAAGATAGAGATCTTTGTCGAGATGCCGTGTATGGTTTGCCAGAATGGAATGGACCTGCCATCGCAGAGGCGAAGCTTGTTGCGGCACCTGGTTGCTTTCCAACAGCCAGCCTTTTGCCACTGCTTCCTTTTTTGAAACAAGGCTTGGTCGAGACTGATAGGATCGTCATCGATGCAAAGACAGGAACTTCTGGCGGCGGAAGGATTCCAAAAGAAACCATGCTATTGGCTGAGGCTGCAGAAGCTATAGCCCCCTATGGAGTTATTGGGCATCGCCACGCTTCTGAGATTGAGCAGATAGCTGAAGAGGTTGCCGGTCACACCATCCATATTCAATTTACTCCCCATTTAGTACCGATGGTAAGAGGACTTCTCTCAACGGTGTATGCGCGTCTTCGTGATCCAGGCCTGACAGCCGAGGACTGCACTACGGTACTCAACGCGGTGTACCGCCACCACCCATGCGTCTCCGTGCTTCCTGTCGGCACCTACCCCTCTACGAAATGGGCACGGCACACAAACTTAGCCTTTCTTTCAGTACAGGTTGACAGTCGTACCGGCCAATTAGTGCTGATGAGTGCAATTGACAACCTGATCAAGGGCCAAGCTGGTCAGGGTGTGCAGTGTCTGAATCTGATGGCAGGCCTACCCCCAGAAAATGGTCTTCCTCTACATCCTTTCTATCCCTGA